A stretch of Usitatibacter palustris DNA encodes these proteins:
- a CDS encoding PAS domain-containing sensor histidine kinase, with protein sequence MQKANGMPAASEAMVRGILDSLDSRIAVLDGQGRIVAVNPAWERFDDVRIAKGFAPAHVGDNYLELLDDLARAGQPGFPEAASAARRMIAREAPFAAVDYRIDAPGGVRWFVARITPMEGMGGAVVVAHEDVTARVLAREAVDDANRRLKALSGKVLSIQEEERRALSRELHDDVGQSLAALGIALHRTALGKPGGLGQEQCARLVEEVFAKIRTMSQELRPPQLEQLGLSDALRWLAKRHSEATGVRIACDFAHAGTERVSPDAEITCYRIAQEAISNATRHARPRSIALALRRTKGLLELVVSDDGAGFDMSAVRARGLQGASLGLTGMEERAELVGGRVEFKSAAGEGTTVTARFPLEAA encoded by the coding sequence ATGCAAAAGGCCAACGGAATGCCCGCTGCGAGCGAAGCGATGGTGCGCGGCATTCTCGACTCGCTCGATTCGCGCATCGCGGTTCTTGACGGCCAGGGGCGCATCGTCGCGGTGAATCCGGCGTGGGAGCGATTCGACGACGTGCGGATCGCCAAGGGCTTCGCACCCGCGCACGTGGGCGACAACTACCTGGAGCTGCTCGACGACCTCGCGCGCGCCGGCCAGCCGGGATTTCCGGAGGCGGCGAGCGCGGCGCGCCGCATGATCGCGCGCGAGGCGCCCTTCGCGGCGGTGGACTATCGGATCGACGCGCCCGGCGGCGTTCGCTGGTTCGTTGCGCGCATCACGCCGATGGAAGGCATGGGCGGCGCGGTCGTGGTCGCCCACGAGGATGTCACCGCGCGGGTGCTCGCGCGCGAGGCGGTGGACGACGCGAACCGGCGCCTCAAGGCGCTCTCCGGCAAGGTGCTCTCCATCCAGGAGGAGGAGAGGCGGGCCCTCTCGCGCGAACTGCACGACGACGTGGGCCAGAGCCTCGCAGCCCTCGGCATCGCGCTGCACCGCACCGCGCTCGGCAAGCCCGGCGGCCTCGGGCAGGAACAATGCGCTCGCCTCGTGGAGGAGGTGTTCGCGAAGATCCGCACGATGTCGCAGGAGCTCCGGCCCCCGCAGCTCGAACAGCTCGGCCTTTCCGATGCGCTGCGCTGGCTTGCGAAGCGTCATTCGGAGGCGACCGGTGTTCGCATCGCATGCGACTTCGCACACGCGGGGACGGAGCGCGTCAGCCCTGACGCCGAGATCACCTGCTACCGCATCGCGCAGGAAGCGATCAGCAATGCCACGCGGCACGCGCGCCCGCGCTCGATCGCGCTCGCTCTGCGGCGAACGAAGGGCCTGCTCGAGTTGGTCGTGAGCGACGACGGCGCGGGATTCGATATGTCCGCCGTGCGCGCCCGCGGGCTCCAGGGCGCGAGCCTGGGGCTCACGGGCATGGAGGAGCGCGCGGAGCTCGTGGGCGGGCGAGTGGAGTTCAAGAGCGCCGCGGGTGAAGGCACGACGGTGACGGCGCGCTTTCCCCTGGAGGCCGCATGA
- the phaC gene encoding class I poly(R)-hydroxyalkanoic acid synthase: protein MARRTPPTVDPEQLGDLIRQSQEKMAQPPLPEQSTTQQVMAGFAGAYKAWLDALSAHPDKMVDLQSRYMQEQMNLWANAMQGSKAEGAAETDKRFTAPEWSELPVFRYFRDSYLAASKTLMQAVETAELDAATKQRMRFFMRQYLDAAAPSNYLLTNPEALRAAIDSRGETLQEGMKNLLADLEKGRISMTDEKAFEVGKNVGVSTGAVVFENELMQLIQYTPLTPKVHELPLVMVPPCINKFYIMDLQPANSLVRYAVEQGHTVFMVSWRNVKQAQDKLTWDDYVEKGVIAALEEARRICGTKEVNALGFCIGGTLVGCALAVLEKKGKNFVPCVTLLTTLLDFTEVGEIRVYIDKNFVEKREKQLKEGGLVAGNELAGAFSSLRANDLVWNYVVNNYLKGKAPPAFDLLFWNSDATNLPGPMYAYYLRNTYQDNKLAKPDALKMCGVPVSLKRVKIPAFVFAAREDHIVPWKGGYASARTLGGPVTFVLGASGHIAGTINPPVHKKRSHWVGSSKLDADPQKWLDKAKEVPGSWWTPWTKWLKPQAGKLVPARTKLGGGKRKPIEPAPGRYVKERAET from the coding sequence ATGGCTCGCCGCACCCCGCCCACCGTTGATCCCGAGCAGCTCGGCGACCTGATCCGCCAGTCGCAGGAGAAGATGGCGCAGCCGCCGCTGCCCGAGCAGAGCACCACGCAGCAGGTGATGGCGGGCTTCGCCGGCGCGTACAAGGCGTGGCTCGATGCCCTCTCCGCGCACCCCGACAAGATGGTCGACCTGCAGAGCCGCTACATGCAGGAGCAGATGAACCTCTGGGCGAACGCGATGCAGGGGAGCAAGGCCGAAGGCGCGGCCGAGACCGACAAGCGCTTCACCGCGCCGGAGTGGAGCGAGCTCCCGGTATTCCGCTATTTCCGCGATTCCTACCTCGCCGCCTCGAAGACCCTCATGCAGGCGGTCGAGACCGCGGAGCTCGATGCCGCGACCAAGCAGCGCATGCGCTTCTTCATGCGCCAGTACCTGGATGCCGCGGCGCCCTCGAATTACCTGCTCACGAATCCCGAGGCGCTCCGCGCCGCGATCGACAGCCGCGGCGAGACGCTGCAGGAGGGCATGAAGAACCTCCTCGCCGATCTCGAGAAGGGCCGCATCTCGATGACCGACGAGAAGGCCTTCGAGGTCGGCAAGAACGTCGGCGTCTCGACCGGCGCCGTGGTCTTCGAGAACGAGCTGATGCAGCTCATCCAGTACACGCCGCTCACGCCGAAGGTGCACGAGCTGCCGCTGGTGATGGTGCCGCCCTGCATCAACAAGTTCTACATCATGGACCTGCAGCCGGCCAATTCGCTCGTGCGCTACGCCGTCGAACAGGGTCATACCGTGTTCATGGTGTCCTGGCGCAACGTGAAGCAGGCGCAGGACAAGCTCACGTGGGACGACTACGTGGAGAAGGGCGTGATCGCGGCACTCGAGGAAGCGCGCCGTATCTGCGGCACGAAGGAAGTGAATGCGCTGGGCTTCTGCATCGGCGGCACCCTGGTCGGGTGCGCGCTCGCCGTGCTGGAAAAGAAGGGCAAGAATTTCGTTCCTTGCGTCACGCTGCTCACCACGCTCCTCGACTTCACCGAGGTCGGCGAGATTCGCGTCTACATCGACAAGAACTTCGTCGAGAAGCGCGAGAAGCAGTTGAAGGAGGGCGGCCTGGTGGCGGGCAACGAGCTCGCCGGCGCATTCTCGAGCCTGCGCGCCAACGACCTCGTGTGGAATTACGTCGTCAACAATTACCTCAAGGGCAAGGCGCCGCCCGCATTCGATCTCCTCTTCTGGAACTCGGACGCGACCAATCTGCCCGGCCCGATGTACGCGTACTACCTGCGCAACACCTACCAGGACAACAAGCTCGCCAAGCCCGACGCGCTGAAGATGTGCGGCGTGCCCGTGAGCCTGAAGCGCGTGAAGATCCCCGCGTTCGTCTTCGCCGCGCGCGAAGACCACATCGTTCCCTGGAAGGGCGGCTACGCGAGCGCGAGAACGCTCGGCGGGCCCGTGACGTTCGTGCTCGGCGCGAGCGGGCACATCGCCGGCACCATCAACCCGCCCGTGCACAAGAAGCGCAGCCACTGGGTGGGAAGCAGCAAGCTCGACGCCGATCCGCAGAAGTGGCTCGACAAGGCAAAGGAGGTCCCGGGAAGCTGGTGGACGCCGTGGACCAAATGGCTCAAGCCCCAGGCCGGAAAGCTCGTGCCCGCCCGCACGAAGCTCGGCGGCGGAAAGAGGAAACCGATCGAACCCGCACCGGGACGGTACGTAAAAGAACGGGCGGAAACATAA
- a CDS encoding ZIP family metal transporter gives MTTLAWILLACLAGGALSLGIAALVAFRVQARWIPTLVSYAVGALLGAVFLDMIPHIFQANPNPGRSAAMILAGILVFFILEKLLLWRHHHHHGEEIEGGHDHGHDNDQGRSGWMIVAGDSFHNFTDGVIIAGAFIADIRLGVITALAILAHEIPQEIGDFLILLHSGFSKKKALLLNVVSSLATVLGALIAYFALAGARNWVPDLLAIAAASMIYVAVADLIPGLHKRAALRETLGQVSFIGLGIATIWIIHEGLG, from the coding sequence ATGACGACTCTCGCGTGGATTCTGCTGGCCTGCCTTGCGGGCGGCGCGCTCTCACTGGGCATCGCCGCGCTTGTGGCCTTCCGCGTGCAGGCGCGCTGGATTCCCACGCTGGTGAGTTATGCGGTCGGCGCGCTGCTCGGTGCGGTGTTCCTCGACATGATCCCGCACATCTTCCAGGCCAACCCCAACCCGGGCCGGTCTGCCGCGATGATCCTCGCAGGCATCCTCGTGTTCTTCATCCTCGAGAAGCTGCTGCTCTGGCGCCACCATCACCATCACGGCGAAGAGATCGAAGGCGGCCACGACCACGGCCATGACAACGACCAGGGCCGCTCGGGCTGGATGATCGTCGCGGGCGACTCCTTCCACAACTTCACCGACGGCGTCATCATCGCCGGCGCTTTCATCGCCGACATTCGCCTGGGCGTGATCACGGCGCTCGCGATCCTCGCCCACGAGATCCCGCAGGAGATCGGCGACTTCCTCATCCTGCTGCACTCGGGCTTTTCGAAGAAGAAGGCGCTGCTGCTCAACGTGGTCTCCAGCCTGGCGACGGTGCTTGGGGCCCTCATTGCCTACTTCGCGCTCGCCGGCGCGCGCAACTGGGTTCCCGACCTGCTCGCGATCGCCGCGGCCAGCATGATCTACGTCGCGGTGGCCGACCTCATCCCGGGTCTGCACAAGCGCGCGGCGTTGCGCGAGACGCTCGGGCAGGTGTCCTTCATCGGCCTGGGCATCGCCACTATCTGGATCATCCACGAAGGGCTGGGTTAA
- the pgeF gene encoding peptidoglycan editing factor PgeF produces the protein MSLPRDWIVPEWPAPANVRAFVTTRAGGVSEGEYGTMNLGLSSGDDRERVSRNRLTVVGHLPEMPQWLAQHHGVTTVRLENLGAEEVPRADAAITAIPGRVCAVLTADCMPLLLCNDTGTQVAVVHAGWRGMAAGVIESAVAAMGIDTSRMLAWMGPTIGPGAFEVGPEVREAFMAVEARAAEAFAPHVPGKYLADLYTLARQRLGRCGVTQVFGGGFCTFTERERFFSYRRVKESGRLGSFIWMAN, from the coding sequence ATGAGCCTGCCCCGCGACTGGATCGTGCCCGAGTGGCCCGCACCCGCGAACGTGCGCGCCTTCGTCACCACGCGCGCGGGCGGCGTGAGCGAGGGCGAGTACGGGACGATGAACCTCGGCCTTTCGAGCGGCGATGACCGCGAGCGCGTTTCGCGCAATCGCCTTACCGTCGTCGGCCATTTGCCCGAGATGCCGCAATGGCTCGCCCAGCATCACGGCGTGACCACCGTGCGGCTGGAGAATCTGGGCGCCGAGGAGGTGCCGCGCGCCGATGCGGCGATCACCGCGATTCCTGGCCGGGTCTGCGCCGTGCTCACGGCCGATTGCATGCCGCTCCTGCTGTGCAACGACACCGGTACGCAGGTCGCGGTCGTCCACGCGGGCTGGCGGGGGATGGCGGCGGGGGTGATCGAGTCGGCCGTCGCGGCGATGGGGATTGACACGTCGCGTATGCTGGCCTGGATGGGTCCGACGATCGGGCCCGGGGCGTTCGAGGTGGGTCCCGAGGTGCGCGAGGCGTTCATGGCGGTCGAGGCCAGGGCCGCGGAAGCTTTCGCGCCACACGTGCCGGGCAAGTATCTTGCGGATCTCTACACGCTGGCGCGGCAGCGGCTGGGCCGCTGCGGTGTCACCCAGGTCTTCGGCGGTGGTTTCTGCACGTTCACCGAGCGCGAGCGGTTTTTCTCGTACCGGCGCGTGAAGGAAAGCGGGCGCCTGGGCAGTTTCATCTGGATGGCGAACTAG
- the phbB gene encoding acetoacetyl-CoA reductase gives MAQRIALVTGGMGGLGEAICMKLAGMGIKVCVTYSPGNKKYTEWLKDMAARDYKFEAFACDVADFDSCQKMVAEVNGKVGPIDILINNAGITRDMTFKKMTKVDWDAVMSTNLDSVFNVTKPVVDGMVERGWGRVINVSSVNGQKGAFGQTNYSAAKAGMHGFTKALALEVAKKGVTVNTISPGYIGTQMVIAIPKEVLDTKIIPQIPVGRLGKPEEVAGLCAYLASDEAAFLTGANIAINGGQHMQ, from the coding sequence ATGGCACAAAGAATTGCACTGGTCACCGGCGGCATGGGGGGCCTCGGCGAGGCGATCTGCATGAAGCTCGCCGGCATGGGCATCAAGGTGTGCGTCACCTATTCGCCCGGCAACAAGAAGTACACGGAGTGGCTGAAGGACATGGCCGCCCGCGACTACAAGTTCGAGGCCTTCGCCTGCGACGTCGCGGATTTCGATTCGTGCCAGAAGATGGTCGCCGAGGTGAACGGGAAGGTCGGCCCGATCGACATCCTGATCAACAACGCGGGCATCACGCGCGACATGACCTTCAAGAAGATGACGAAGGTCGACTGGGACGCGGTGATGTCCACGAACCTCGACAGCGTCTTCAACGTGACCAAGCCCGTCGTCGACGGCATGGTCGAGCGCGGCTGGGGGCGGGTGATCAACGTCTCGAGCGTGAACGGGCAGAAGGGCGCCTTCGGCCAGACGAACTACTCCGCGGCCAAGGCGGGCATGCACGGCTTCACCAAGGCGCTCGCGCTCGAAGTCGCCAAGAAGGGCGTGACCGTGAACACCATCTCGCCCGGCTACATCGGCACGCAGATGGTGATCGCGATCCCGAAGGAAGTGCTCGACACGAAGATCATTCCGCAGATTCCGGTGGGACGCCTCGGCAAGCCCGAGGAAGTCGCGGGCCTGTGCGCCTACCTGGCTTCCGACGAAGCCGCGTTCCTCACGGGAGCGAACATCGCCATCAACGGCGGCCAGCACATGCAGTGA
- a CDS encoding prolyl oligopeptidase family serine peptidase yields the protein MSRFHCIAAALAFAGVAAHAQTLPVFPVKNVPETFFGTVVNDPYRALEDTKNADVLAWMKAHSENASKTLKALPGYANLFARVAELEDARDSAIGGLKRVGGGTLFFTRRGAKDNTLKLFVRKSDGAESLLVDPDDWQKETGKPHAINYFFPSHDGRHVAVGVSASGSEDASLYVIETATRKRIGEPIDRASIAGEYAGIAWNPNGKTFFFLRLQKPAPGAQEKDKYLNSELWMHTVGQPDDKGIRILGPGISPRVPVKPAEQATVVVAPGSKYAVAMVVADVEREMNLYVAPLASLGHPGTPWVKICTVADKVTNFAVKDDSIYLMTHATSPRYAIVRTSLAKPDLKTAETIVPASDQVIFDIGAAKDALYYESRDGAVKRLKRMPWGKKEATEVTFPIEGAASLMAASPNVDGAVVGLSSWTRAFEIYAVDGKGKATNTGLQPLGKFGAPTDLVATEVRVKSHDGALVPLSIIHRKDVKLDGNNPTLLYGYGAYGITEEPGFTPRRLAWLEKGGVYAVANVRGSGVYGKDWHLGGFKATKPNTWKDFIACAEYLIAQKYTSNTKLGILGGSAGGILIGRALTERPDLFAAAIPAVGTLDAVRFETEANGVLNVPEFGTVKTEEGFKALYEMSSYHHVKPGTRYPAVMLPHGVNDPRVTVWHSSKMAAQLLAATSSGKPVLLNLDFDSGHGIGDTKAQRQKQTADVYSFLFWQAGVPEFQPK from the coding sequence ATGTCTCGCTTCCATTGCATCGCCGCGGCCCTCGCCTTCGCCGGAGTCGCCGCCCACGCCCAGACGCTGCCCGTCTTCCCCGTGAAGAATGTTCCCGAGACGTTCTTCGGCACGGTCGTGAACGATCCGTACCGTGCACTCGAGGATACGAAGAACGCCGACGTGCTCGCCTGGATGAAGGCGCACTCGGAAAATGCCTCGAAGACCTTGAAGGCCCTGCCCGGCTACGCGAACCTGTTCGCGCGCGTCGCCGAGCTCGAGGATGCGAGGGATTCGGCGATCGGCGGCCTCAAGCGAGTCGGCGGCGGCACGCTCTTCTTCACGCGGCGCGGGGCGAAGGACAACACCTTGAAGCTGTTCGTGCGCAAGAGCGACGGCGCCGAGTCGCTGCTCGTGGATCCGGATGACTGGCAGAAGGAAACGGGCAAGCCCCACGCGATCAACTATTTCTTCCCGTCGCACGACGGCAGGCACGTCGCGGTTGGCGTCTCCGCATCGGGCTCGGAAGATGCGAGCCTCTATGTGATCGAGACCGCCACGCGCAAGCGCATCGGCGAGCCGATCGACCGCGCCTCGATCGCGGGCGAGTACGCGGGCATCGCGTGGAATCCTAACGGCAAGACGTTCTTCTTCCTGCGCCTGCAGAAGCCCGCACCGGGCGCGCAGGAAAAGGACAAGTACCTCAACTCGGAACTGTGGATGCACACCGTCGGCCAGCCCGACGACAAGGGCATCCGGATCCTCGGCCCCGGCATCTCGCCGCGCGTACCGGTGAAGCCCGCCGAGCAGGCCACCGTCGTGGTCGCGCCCGGCTCGAAGTACGCCGTGGCGATGGTCGTGGCCGACGTCGAGCGCGAAATGAACCTCTATGTCGCGCCGCTCGCGAGCCTGGGACACCCGGGCACGCCCTGGGTGAAGATCTGCACCGTCGCCGACAAGGTGACGAACTTCGCGGTAAAGGACGACAGCATCTACCTCATGACGCACGCGACGAGCCCGCGCTACGCCATCGTGCGCACGAGCCTCGCGAAGCCCGACCTCAAGACCGCCGAGACGATCGTCCCCGCCTCCGACCAGGTGATCTTCGACATCGGCGCCGCGAAGGACGCGCTCTACTACGAGTCGCGCGACGGAGCGGTGAAGCGCCTGAAGCGCATGCCGTGGGGCAAGAAGGAAGCCACCGAAGTCACCTTCCCGATCGAGGGCGCGGCGAGCCTGATGGCGGCATCGCCCAACGTGGACGGCGCCGTGGTCGGCCTGTCGTCCTGGACGCGCGCATTCGAGATCTACGCGGTCGATGGAAAAGGCAAGGCCACGAACACCGGGCTGCAGCCGCTGGGCAAGTTCGGCGCGCCCACCGACCTCGTCGCCACGGAGGTGAGGGTCAAGAGCCACGACGGCGCGCTCGTGCCGCTGTCGATCATCCATCGCAAGGACGTGAAGCTCGATGGCAACAACCCGACGCTGCTCTACGGCTACGGCGCCTACGGCATCACCGAGGAACCCGGCTTCACGCCGCGCCGCCTCGCATGGCTCGAGAAGGGCGGCGTGTATGCCGTCGCGAACGTTCGCGGCAGCGGCGTCTACGGCAAGGACTGGCACCTCGGCGGCTTCAAGGCGACCAAGCCCAACACGTGGAAGGACTTCATCGCGTGCGCCGAGTACCTCATCGCGCAGAAGTACACGTCCAACACGAAGCTCGGCATCCTCGGTGGCAGCGCCGGCGGCATCCTGATCGGCCGCGCGCTCACCGAACGCCCTGACCTCTTCGCCGCGGCGATTCCCGCCGTGGGTACGCTCGACGCCGTGCGTTTCGAGACCGAGGCCAACGGCGTGCTCAACGTGCCCGAGTTCGGCACGGTGAAGACGGAGGAAGGCTTCAAGGCGCTCTACGAGATGAGCAGCTACCACCACGTGAAGCCGGGCACGCGCTATCCCGCGGTGATGCTGCCGCACGGCGTGAACGATCCGCGTGTGACGGTGTGGCACTCCTCGAAGATGGCCGCGCAACTACTCGCGGCCACGAGCTCGGGCAAGCCCGTGCTGCTCAACCTCGACTTCGACAGCGGCCACGGCATCGGCGACACGAAGGCGCAGCGCCAGAAGCAGACCGCGGATGTCTATTCGTTCCTGTTCTGGCAGGCGGGCGTGCCGGAGTTCCAGCCGAAGTAA
- the phbB gene encoding acetoacetyl-CoA reductase: protein MKTTKRVALVTGGVGGIGTAICRKLAADGLFVVANYAIPGTEEAWKRAMAAAGLDNTSVALAFGDVTDFETMGSMARQIQADHGPVSVLVNCAGITRDTTFRKMTPEHWHQVIDTNLTSVFNVTRHVIEGMCERGWGRVVNISSVNAIRGQFGQCNYAAAKAGILGFTKSLAQEVVKKGVTVNAVSPGYVQTDMVMAIREDVREQIIAQIPAGRMAMPDEVADSVAFLASDKAAYITGTNLSVNGGLHMYA from the coding sequence ATGAAAACGACCAAGAGAGTCGCGCTCGTCACCGGAGGTGTCGGTGGCATCGGTACCGCCATCTGCCGCAAGCTCGCGGCCGACGGCCTGTTCGTCGTCGCGAACTATGCGATCCCCGGTACCGAAGAGGCGTGGAAGCGCGCCATGGCAGCCGCGGGGCTGGACAACACGAGCGTCGCCCTCGCCTTCGGCGACGTCACCGACTTCGAGACGATGGGCTCGATGGCCCGCCAGATCCAGGCCGACCACGGCCCGGTCTCGGTGCTGGTGAACTGCGCGGGCATCACGCGCGACACCACCTTCCGCAAGATGACGCCCGAGCATTGGCACCAGGTGATCGACACCAACCTCACGAGCGTCTTCAACGTGACGCGCCACGTGATCGAAGGGATGTGCGAGCGCGGCTGGGGCCGGGTCGTGAACATCTCGTCGGTGAATGCGATCCGCGGGCAGTTCGGGCAGTGCAACTACGCGGCGGCCAAGGCGGGGATTCTCGGCTTCACGAAGTCGCTCGCACAGGAAGTCGTGAAGAAGGGCGTGACGGTGAATGCGGTTTCACCCGGCTACGTACAGACCGACATGGTGATGGCGATCCGCGAAGACGTTCGCGAGCAGATCATCGCGCAGATCCCCGCGGGCCGGATGGCGATGCCCGACGAGGTCGCCGATTCCGTCGCCTTCCTCGCCTCCGACAAGGCGGCCTACATCACCGGCACCAACCTCTCCGTTAACGGCGGCCTGCATATGTACGCCTAG
- a CDS encoding phasin family protein, which yields MNTPYTEFSRAAVESATRLSKLSLASAERMIALQVGFAKESIAQATNSAQTVAAAKDVQELLAMRALAVESAMERFAGYSRTLFEVAAETQSEFAKLAGERIAGLQQAATTTVGTAVKATAAVRKTTRAKKRK from the coding sequence GTGAACACGCCCTATACCGAATTCAGCCGCGCCGCGGTGGAATCCGCCACGCGCCTCTCGAAGCTCTCGCTCGCCAGCGCCGAGCGCATGATCGCGCTGCAGGTCGGGTTCGCGAAGGAATCCATCGCCCAGGCCACGAACAGCGCGCAGACCGTTGCCGCCGCCAAGGATGTGCAGGAGCTGCTCGCCATGCGTGCGCTCGCCGTTGAGTCCGCGATGGAGCGCTTCGCCGGCTACTCGCGCACCCTGTTCGAAGTCGCCGCCGAAACGCAGTCGGAGTTCGCGAAGCTCGCCGGGGAACGCATTGCCGGCCTGCAGCAAGCCGCGACCACCACCGTCGGCACCGCCGTGAAGGCCACTGCCGCGGTCCGCAAGACCACTCGCGCGAAGAAGAGGAAATAA
- a CDS encoding response regulator produces the protein MSALRILLCDDHGLVRAGIRALVEDIPGVSVVAEADNGRQAVALAAEHRPNIVIMDIVMRELNGIDATAQILAANSDIRVLILSMHTTDDFVLRALRAGASGYLVKESLPVELQLAVEAIARGETYLSPRVSKVVVSGLREGATAREPSELDALSPRQREVLQLMAEGKSTKEIAFDLSLSVKTVENHRAALMERLGIHDVAGLVVFAVRHGLIEVRGPDG, from the coding sequence ATGAGCGCGCTGCGAATCCTCCTGTGCGACGACCATGGGCTCGTCCGCGCGGGCATTCGCGCGCTGGTCGAGGACATTCCCGGCGTGAGCGTCGTCGCCGAAGCCGACAACGGCCGTCAGGCGGTCGCGCTCGCGGCCGAGCACCGGCCGAACATCGTGATCATGGACATCGTCATGCGCGAGCTCAACGGCATCGACGCGACGGCACAGATCCTCGCGGCCAATTCCGATATCCGCGTGCTCATCCTGTCGATGCACACGACCGACGACTTCGTGCTCCGGGCGCTTCGCGCAGGCGCCTCGGGCTACCTCGTCAAGGAATCACTGCCGGTGGAGCTGCAGCTCGCGGTCGAGGCGATCGCGCGCGGCGAGACCTACCTGAGCCCGCGCGTGTCGAAGGTCGTGGTGTCGGGGCTGCGGGAGGGTGCGACCGCGCGAGAACCGTCGGAGCTCGATGCGCTGAGCCCCCGGCAACGCGAGGTGCTGCAGCTCATGGCCGAGGGCAAGAGCACCAAGGAAATCGCCTTCGACCTTTCGCTCAGCGTGAAGACCGTGGAGAACCACCGCGCGGCGCTGATGGAGCGCCTGGGCATCCACGATGTGGCGGGCCTCGTGGTGTTCGCCGTGCGCCACGGCCTCATCGAGGTCCGTGGCCCTGACGGCTAG
- the phaR gene encoding polyhydroxyalkanoate synthesis repressor PhaR, with protein sequence MASPRIIKKYPNRRLYDTETSAYITLAEVKDLVLAYREFLVQDAKTGEDLTRAILLQIILEEESGGVPMFSTGMLANIIRYYGHSMQGLMGSYLERSIHTFHEAQKRFQEQATSLYGEVPKAPTEAWSQIMSGTPPIPAAMGGYLEKGAQAVIDMQEELRRQALKLFSGFPYANAGEEAAAAAAKAPAAKPARAAAAKKPRAKKK encoded by the coding sequence ATGGCCTCTCCCCGGATCATCAAGAAGTACCCCAATCGCCGTCTCTACGACACCGAGACCTCGGCCTACATCACGCTGGCCGAAGTGAAGGATCTCGTCCTGGCGTACCGCGAGTTCCTGGTGCAGGACGCGAAGACGGGCGAAGACCTCACGCGCGCGATCCTGCTGCAGATCATCCTCGAGGAGGAATCGGGCGGCGTGCCGATGTTCTCCACGGGGATGCTCGCCAACATCATTCGCTACTACGGCCATTCGATGCAGGGCCTCATGGGCTCCTACCTCGAGCGCTCGATCCACACGTTCCACGAGGCGCAGAAGCGCTTCCAGGAGCAGGCGACCTCGCTCTACGGCGAAGTGCCGAAAGCGCCCACCGAAGCGTGGAGCCAGATCATGTCCGGTACGCCGCCGATTCCCGCGGCGATGGGCGGCTATCTCGAGAAGGGCGCTCAGGCCGTGATCGACATGCAGGAAGAACTGCGCCGCCAGGCGCTGAAGCTCTTCTCCGGGTTCCCGTACGCGAACGCCGGCGAAGAAGCGGCGGCTGCCGCGGCGAAGGCTCCGGCGGCGAAGCCCGCCCGTGCGGCGGCAGCGAAGAAACCCCGCGCGAAGAAGAAGTGA